The genomic region TATTGTAAGAAAAGGACAAGTAGGAGAAGTATATAATGTAGGTGGACATAATGAACGTACGAACTTAGAAGTAGTACAAACTATATTAAAAGCATTAGATAAACCAGAAACATTAATTAAATATGTTACGGATAGAAAAGGACATGATATGCGTTATGCTATTGATCCTAAGAAATTAGAAACAGAATTAGGATGGGTACCTAAGTATAACTTTGATACTGGTATTCAACAAACAATTCAATGGTATTTAGATAACAAAGAATGGTGGCAAAACATTATCTCTGGCGAATACCAAAATTATTTCAATAAAATGTATAAGGAAAATGGAAGAGTAGATTAGCATAAAGTGCATGTGAAAATAAATTTCAATAATTTAGAAGGAGAAAAAAATGAATATACTGATTTATTATCATGATGAAATATGCCCCAATCATGGAGGAATACAGCGAATGTCCAGTAACTTGGCTGAAGAATTAATTAAGAAGGGACATGCCGTATACTTCCTATCTAACAAGGAAAATGGAGTTAGTGAGGATAGTGGGTCAGTTTGTGAAAAGTTCTTTATACAAACTGATACGTTTTGTGATTTAGAATCAACTAAATTTGTTAAGAATTTAATGATTTCAAAGGGAATAGATATTGTTTTAAATCAGTCTCATCGCTACACAGACTTCATTAAATATGTAAAAATCAATTTTGATATACCAATAGTAACAGCGTTTCATTTGGCACCGTACCATCAAGTAGCAATTGAAAAAAATGGTTTAAATAAACTTGCAAACTTTTTTTCAATAGAACAAGCTTTAAACCTTAAAAGGATTATTGGTAGGCCATATAAAATATTTATGGCAAAAAAGAGTATTCGGAGACTTTTCAAAGACATGTATAATAACAGCGATAAAATTGTTGTTTTGTCTAGTGGATTTGAAAGTGATTTTTCCGAAGTGATTGGGGAAAACTCGGGAAAGATTGTTTCTATCTCAAATTTTACAACATTCTCCCCCAATGCTGTAGAGAAAAGCATTTTAATTAATAAAGAAAAAACAATTCTATTCGTAGGGAGATTAACTTTTTCAGACAAGAGAGTTGATAGGCTAATATTAATTTGGGGGAAAATTTATAGAAAATATCCTGAATGGAAATTAAAGATACTAGGAGATGGACCTGAAAAAGAGAGAATACAAAAATATATAGATCGGAAGAATATTCAAAATATTGAATTGGTGGGGTTTGTGAAGCCAGAACAAGAATATAAAAATGCATCAATTCTTTGCATGACATCATCTTGTGAAGGACTGCCGATGGTATTGGTGGAAGCAGGAAACTATGGTTGTGTGCCAATGGCATTTGAATGTTCTTCATCACTAAAAGATGTCATTGACCACAAAAAGAATGGAATACTGGTGGCTCCATTTGACATGAAAAAATATCAAGAAGAGTTAGAAATGTTAATTGGGAATACGGAATATAGAGAGCAACTTCAAAACGAAGTGCTGCTAGTGAATGAAAAATTCGATAAGGATAGAATTATATTAAAGTGGGAAACGCTCTTTAGTGAGCTGCTAGAACAAAAAAAATAATTATGTAGGAGTCAGTATGTCGAGAAGAAAGAAAGCAGTTAAAAATTTATATGTATCCATATTGTGTTATAGTGTGAACATTGTAATGGCTTTCGGGCTAAGAACAATATTTATTAAAGTTTTATCGGTTGATTATTTGGGAATCAATGGGTTATTTACTAATATTTTATCTTTTCTATCTCTAGCTGAGTT from Tannockella kyphosi harbors:
- a CDS encoding glycosyltransferase, yielding MNILIYYHDEICPNHGGIQRMSSNLAEELIKKGHAVYFLSNKENGVSEDSGSVCEKFFIQTDTFCDLESTKFVKNLMISKGIDIVLNQSHRYTDFIKYVKINFDIPIVTAFHLAPYHQVAIEKNGLNKLANFFSIEQALNLKRIIGRPYKIFMAKKSIRRLFKDMYNNSDKIVVLSSGFESDFSEVIGENSGKIVSISNFTTFSPNAVEKSILINKEKTILFVGRLTFSDKRVDRLILIWGKIYRKYPEWKLKILGDGPEKERIQKYIDRKNIQNIELVGFVKPEQEYKNASILCMTSSCEGLPMVLVEAGNYGCVPMAFECSSSLKDVIDHKKNGILVAPFDMKKYQEELEMLIGNTEYREQLQNEVLLVNEKFDKDRIILKWETLFSELLEQKK